A window from Cryptomeria japonica chromosome 1, Sugi_1.0, whole genome shotgun sequence encodes these proteins:
- the LOC131855898 gene encoding esterase PIR7B-like, protein MERFPDKIAAAVFVTAFMPLSGTTLSDMISEVSSIVGNFGDSTFYYENGKENTTTSFRFGSQFTRHSLSQNSPSWDLMLLDSLEKKFPLWEEPVLYTAKNYGSVRRIYVVAKEDKLFVEAFQRKMIAENPPQMVYEIEGSDHTVVFSKPLCLAEVLIGIANICL, encoded by the exons ATGGAGCGTTTTCCAGATAAAATTGCTGCAGCTGTATTTGTTACTGCCTTCATGCCCCTCAGCGGAACAACTCTCTCTGATATGATTAGTGAG GTCTCATCCATAGTTGGAAATTTCGGAGACTCCACATTTTACTATGAAAATGGGAAAGAAAATACGACCACATCCTTCAGATTTGGCAGCCAGTTTACGCGACACTCTTTATCACAGAACAGTCCTTCTTGG GACCTAATGTTGTTGGATTCGCTGGAGAAAAAGTTTCCTCTATGGGAAGAACCTGTTTTGTATACAGCTAAAAACTATGGAAGCGTTAGGAGAATATACGTTGTGGCGAAGGAAGATAAATTATTTGTGGAGGCGTTCCAGAGAAAGATGATTGCAGAGAATCCTCCACAAATGGTTTACGAAATTGAAGGATCTGATCACACTGTAGTGTTCTCGAAGCCTCTTTGTCTGGCTGAGGTGCTAATTGGAATTGCTAATATATGTCTGTGA